The proteins below are encoded in one region of Triticum aestivum cultivar Chinese Spring chromosome 1B, IWGSC CS RefSeq v2.1, whole genome shotgun sequence:
- the LOC123086362 gene encoding xylanase inhibitor protein 1-like, giving the protein MAFRRPLALHPLVIAFVLVSCLAGAATAKQTGQLTVFWGRNAGEGTLREACDTGLYSTVVISFYSVFGHGRYWGDLSGHPLAGVGADIKHCQSRNILVLLSIGGPRNGYSLPSSASATAVADNLWNAHLGGRRNGVYRPFGDAAVDGIDFYIDQGAPDHYDELASRLDGHNRFYRGRKGVRLTATPRCGLPDPRLGAALRTGLFERIHVRFYGNDSCSLGKGGTYGVVEQWEKWTAAFPRTLVYLGLAPAESGVPEGAQGTVAVYLKYLYYDLLPKVQKANNYGGVMVWDRFTDKKTRWSSVVSGWA; this is encoded by the coding sequence ATGGCGTTCCGACGCCCTCTCGCTCTCCACCCGCTCGTGATCGCCTTCGTGCTGGTCTCCTGTCTCGCGGGCGCCGCCACGGCGAAGCAGACGGGCCAGCTGACCGTGTTCTGGGGCCGGAACGCCGGCGAGGGCACGCTGCGCGAGGCCTGCGACACGGGGCTCTACTCCACCGTCGTCATCTCCTTCTACAGCGTCTTCGGGCACGGCCGCTACTGGGGCGACCTCTCCGGCCACCCTCTCGCCGGCGTCGGTGCCGACATCAAGCACTGCCAGTCCAGGAACATCCTCGTTCTCCTCTCCATCGGCGGGCCCAGGAACGGCTACTCCCTCCCGTCCTcggcctccgccaccgccgtcgccgacaACCTCTGGAACGCGCACCTCGGCGGGCGCCGGAACGGCGTGTACCGCCCGTTCGGCGACGCCGCTGTCGACGGCATCGACTTCTACATCGACCAGGGCGCCCCCGACCACTACGACGAGCTGGCCAGCCGCCTTGACGGGCACAACCGGTTCTACCGCGGCCGGAAGGGTGTGCGCCTGACGGCGACGCCGCGGTGCGGGTTGCCCGACCCCCGCCTGGGGGCGGCGCTCCGGACGGGGCTGTTCGAGCGCATCCACGTCAGGTTCTACGGCAACGACTCATGCTCGCTGGGGAAGGGCGGGACGTACGGCGTGGTAGAGCAGTGGGAGAAGTGGACGGCGGCGTTCCCGAGGACGCTGGTGTACCTGGGCCTCGCGCCGGCGGAGAGCGGCGTGCCGGAGGGGGCGCAGGGCACCGTCGCCGTTTACCTCAAGTACCTCTACTACGACCTGCTGCCCAAGGTGCAGAAGGCGAACAACTATGGCGGGGTCATGGTCTGGGACAGGTTCACCGACAAGAAGACACGCTGGAGCAGCGTCGTCAGTGGATGGGCCTGA